A DNA window from Streptomyces parvus contains the following coding sequences:
- a CDS encoding aldo/keto reductase produces the protein MTVDKIATVELGAGGPHVGVQGLGCMGMSEFYGDTDERAARDTLDAALEAGVTLLDTADAYGRGANEEFLAPFVGAHRDEITLATKFALVRTDDPHYRGISNDPAYIRTAVEASLRRLDTDVIDLYYMHRRDPAVPLAESIGALAELVRQGKVKQLGLSEVTGPELREAHAVHPIAALQSEWSLFSRDVEKSAVGAAAELGVTLVPYSPLGRGFLTGAFTDAGKDLAEGDFRKHQPRFTGDNARTNAALLAPVHKIAAAHGVTAAQVALAWVQQRAEVHGLNVVPIPGTRKRNRLLENVAATRLTLTADELAALEPIAGRVAGDRYPDMSSTSAAREE, from the coding sequence ATGACCGTTGACAAGATCGCCACCGTGGAGCTGGGAGCGGGCGGACCGCACGTCGGCGTGCAGGGCCTCGGCTGCATGGGGATGAGCGAGTTCTACGGCGACACCGACGAACGCGCCGCCCGCGACACCCTCGACGCGGCCCTGGAGGCGGGCGTCACGCTCCTCGACACCGCCGACGCCTACGGGCGCGGGGCCAACGAGGAGTTCCTCGCCCCGTTCGTCGGGGCCCACCGGGACGAGATCACCCTCGCCACCAAGTTCGCCCTCGTCCGCACCGACGACCCCCACTACCGGGGCATCAGCAACGACCCCGCGTACATCCGTACCGCCGTCGAGGCGAGCCTGCGCCGGCTGGACACCGACGTCATCGACCTCTACTACATGCACCGCCGCGACCCGGCCGTCCCGCTCGCCGAATCGATCGGCGCGCTGGCGGAGCTGGTCCGGCAGGGCAAGGTCAAGCAGCTCGGCCTGAGCGAGGTGACCGGCCCCGAACTGCGCGAGGCGCACGCCGTGCACCCGATCGCCGCTCTCCAGTCGGAGTGGTCCCTCTTCAGCCGGGACGTCGAGAAGAGCGCGGTCGGCGCGGCGGCCGAACTGGGCGTCACGCTCGTCCCGTACTCCCCGCTGGGCCGGGGCTTCCTCACCGGGGCCTTCACCGACGCGGGCAAGGATCTGGCCGAGGGCGACTTCCGCAAGCACCAGCCCCGGTTCACCGGCGACAACGCCCGGACGAACGCGGCCCTGCTGGCGCCCGTCCACAAGATCGCCGCCGCGCACGGGGTGACGGCCGCGCAGGTGGCCCTCGCCTGGGTCCAGCAGCGCGCCGAGGTCCACGGCCTGAACGTGGTCCCGATCCCCGGCACCCGTAAGCGCAACCGCCTCCTGGAGAACGTCGCGGCGACCCGGCTGACCCTGACGGCGGACGAACTGGCCGCGCTGGAGCCGATCGCGGGGCGGGTGGCGGGGGACCGCTACCCGGACATGAGCAGTACGTCGGCGGCGCGGGAGGAGTAG
- a CDS encoding response regulator transcription factor, translated as MNRILIAEDEERIASFVQKGLRANGFTTVVAEDGDLALGHALTGGFDLMVLDIGLPGRDGFTVLRELREARVTLPVIVLTARDSVRDTVAGLEGGADDWMTKPFRFEELLARVRLRRRTAARTPEVTMLRSGSLALDLRTRRARAEDRTVDLTAREFVLLEMFLRHPGQVLSREQILSHVWGYDFDPGSNIVDVYVRALRRKLGAERLETVRGMGYRLP; from the coding sequence ATGAACCGCATCCTGATCGCCGAGGACGAGGAGCGCATCGCCTCGTTCGTCCAGAAGGGCCTGCGCGCCAACGGCTTCACCACGGTCGTCGCCGAGGACGGCGATCTGGCGCTCGGCCACGCGCTGACCGGCGGGTTCGACCTGATGGTGCTCGACATCGGACTGCCGGGCCGGGACGGCTTCACCGTGCTGCGGGAGTTGCGCGAGGCGCGCGTCACGCTGCCGGTGATCGTGCTCACCGCCCGCGACTCGGTCCGCGACACGGTGGCCGGACTGGAGGGCGGGGCCGACGACTGGATGACGAAGCCGTTCCGCTTCGAGGAGCTGCTCGCCCGGGTACGGCTGCGCCGGCGCACCGCGGCCCGCACGCCCGAAGTCACCATGTTGCGCAGCGGCAGCCTCGCCCTGGACCTGCGGACGCGCCGGGCCCGCGCGGAGGACCGGACGGTGGATCTGACGGCGCGCGAGTTCGTGCTGCTGGAGATGTTCCTGCGCCACCCGGGCCAGGTGCTGTCGCGCGAACAGATCCTGTCGCATGTGTGGGGGTACGACTTCGACCCCGGCTCCAACATCGTGGACGTGTACGTCCGCGCGCTCCGCCGGAAGTTGGGAGCGGAACGGCTGGAGACGGTACGGGGCATGGGGTACCGGCTGCCGTAG
- a CDS encoding glycerate kinase has translation MTRHTRPAHRIAIAPSGFKESLSAGRVAEAIAIGVRRVIPDADLDLIPLVDGGEGTAEALALASGGRLVPYTATGPVGDPVASHFALLGGPGPLTAVVEMAAVAGLALVPADRRHPGATTTYGVGELIRAALDAGARRILVGCGDSGTSDGGAGALRALGARLTDRHGRELRPGGGSLHELEHIDPAGLDPRLAGAELLVACNPYNVLCGKRGVARVFGPQKGATPAEVELLSAGLERLAAVLTRDLAPSFAPPTGTPVDLRTAPGTGASGGLGAGLAAVGARLLPRYDVLLDGLDLDARLARADFVITAEGALDHQTVRGKIPAEVARRARAAGVPVLVLAGTIGPGAQDVRAVGVDAYSAILPAPMTLVEAIGRSGEFLADATERAMRIMALGTRLAPLAQVAA, from the coding sequence ATGACCCGTCACACCCGTCCCGCCCACCGCATCGCCATCGCCCCCAGCGGTTTCAAGGAGTCCCTGTCGGCCGGCCGGGTGGCGGAGGCCATCGCCATCGGCGTACGCCGGGTGATCCCCGACGCCGATCTGGACCTCATCCCCCTCGTGGACGGCGGCGAGGGCACGGCGGAGGCGCTGGCCCTGGCGAGTGGCGGCCGCCTGGTGCCGTACACCGCGACGGGCCCGGTGGGCGACCCGGTCGCCTCGCACTTCGCGCTGCTGGGCGGGCCCGGCCCGCTCACCGCCGTCGTGGAGATGGCGGCCGTCGCGGGCCTCGCCCTGGTCCCGGCGGACCGCCGCCACCCGGGCGCGACGACGACGTACGGTGTGGGCGAGCTGATCCGGGCGGCCCTGGACGCGGGGGCCCGGCGCATCCTCGTCGGCTGCGGCGACTCCGGTACGTCGGACGGGGGCGCGGGCGCGCTCCGGGCGCTGGGGGCCCGGCTGACCGACCGGCACGGCCGCGAACTCAGGCCGGGTGGCGGGTCGTTGCACGAGCTGGAGCACATCGACCCGGCCGGCCTCGACCCGAGGCTGGCCGGCGCCGAACTGCTCGTGGCCTGCAACCCGTACAACGTGCTGTGCGGAAAGCGCGGCGTGGCCCGGGTGTTCGGCCCGCAGAAGGGGGCGACCCCGGCGGAGGTGGAGCTGCTCTCGGCGGGCCTGGAGCGGCTCGCCGCCGTCCTCACCCGGGACCTGGCCCCGTCGTTCGCCCCGCCGACCGGTACCCCGGTCGACCTGCGGACGGCCCCCGGCACGGGCGCCTCGGGCGGCCTGGGAGCCGGCCTGGCCGCCGTCGGAGCCCGGCTCCTCCCCCGGTACGACGTCCTCCTCGACGGCCTCGACCTGGACGCCCGCCTGGCCCGCGCCGACTTCGTGATCACGGCGGAGGGGGCGCTCGACCACCAGACCGTACGCGGCAAGATCCCGGCGGAGGTGGCGCGCCGGGCCCGGGCGGCGGGGGTACCGGTCCTGGTGCTGGCCGGAACGATCGGGCCGGGCGCGCAGGACGTACGGGCGGTGGGCGTGGACGCGTACAGCGCGATCCTGCCCGCGCCGATGACGCTGGTGGAGGCGATCGGCCGGAGCGGCGAGTTCCTGGCGGACGCCACGGAGCGGGCGATGCGGATCATGGCCTTGGGGACCCGCCTGGCCCCGCTCGCCCAGGTGGCCGCGTGA
- a CDS encoding MerR family transcriptional regulator, translating to MTEHPRPAGQDSYSISEVVAFTGLTAHTLRWYERIGLMPHVDRSHTGQRRFSNRDLDWLAFVGKLRLTGMPVADMVRYAELLRQGEATFEARQELLEETRRDVISRIAELHDTLAVLDHKIDFYAGARRAPERHSV from the coding sequence ATGACGGAGCACCCCCGCCCCGCGGGCCAGGACAGCTACTCGATCAGCGAGGTCGTCGCCTTCACCGGGCTCACCGCGCACACCTTGCGCTGGTACGAGCGCATCGGGCTCATGCCCCACGTCGACCGCTCGCACACCGGTCAGCGCCGCTTCAGCAACCGCGACCTCGACTGGCTGGCCTTCGTCGGCAAGCTGCGGCTGACCGGGATGCCCGTCGCCGACATGGTGCGGTACGCGGAGCTGCTGCGCCAGGGGGAGGCCACCTTCGAGGCACGGCAGGAGCTGCTGGAGGAGACCCGCCGCGATGTGATCTCGCGGATCGCGGAGCTCCACGACACCCTCGCCGTCCTCGACCACAAGATCGATTTCTATGCGGGCGCCCGCCGGGCGCCGGAGAGGCACAGCGTCTGA
- a CDS encoding SLC13 family permease translates to MPLPLRQTVGLCAVLGLCALLAVPGAAPGLSADGRLSLAVFALATAAWIATPVDDAYIALGAGLALTVTGVISSETLFATLGDETVWLLICAFVLAAAVTRTGLAGRAAVFLVGGARTVRQLVHLTTAGLVVTAFAVPATSGRAALALPVFLALAAALRERTRLVVMLALLFPTVILLSAVATLIGAGAHLITVGVLWEQTGEHLSFVRWLVLGLPLAVVSSHLAAELVLLTTTRRADRKGPVTITAARIQEHSETAVEGPFTPAESRCLLLLATVVLLWCSEPLHGVSPAVVALIGALVSTSPALGTVRFKDGLRTVPWPLLLFMAATMAMGVALSDSGAADWLVGWIPLGASTPPWLFLAGVVVVSTAAHLALQSRSARSSVLVPLVVAAAVGAGVNPVTAALASTAAAGFCHTLPSSAKPVALFADVPGTPTYTPRDLLRLSAFLAPLTAALVLAFALVVWPLLGVPVLLETQP, encoded by the coding sequence GTGCCTCTTCCTCTCCGGCAGACCGTCGGCCTCTGTGCCGTCCTCGGGCTCTGCGCTCTCCTCGCCGTCCCCGGCGCCGCCCCCGGTCTCAGCGCCGACGGGCGGCTCTCCCTCGCCGTCTTCGCCCTGGCCACGGCCGCCTGGATCGCCACCCCGGTGGACGACGCCTACATCGCGCTCGGCGCGGGTCTGGCGCTGACCGTGACGGGGGTGATCAGCAGCGAGACCCTGTTCGCCACCCTGGGCGACGAGACGGTGTGGCTGCTGATCTGCGCCTTCGTCCTGGCGGCCGCCGTGACCCGGACCGGGCTCGCGGGCCGGGCCGCCGTCTTCCTGGTCGGCGGGGCCAGGACCGTACGCCAGTTGGTGCACCTGACCACGGCCGGTCTCGTGGTCACCGCGTTCGCCGTGCCGGCGACGTCGGGGCGGGCGGCGCTCGCCCTCCCGGTGTTCCTGGCGCTGGCGGCCGCACTCCGCGAGCGGACCCGCCTCGTCGTCATGCTGGCGCTGCTCTTCCCCACCGTCATCCTGCTGTCCGCGGTCGCGACGCTGATCGGGGCGGGCGCGCACCTGATCACGGTCGGGGTGCTGTGGGAGCAGACCGGGGAGCACCTGAGCTTCGTCCGATGGCTCGTCCTCGGGCTGCCGTTGGCCGTCGTCTCGTCCCATCTCGCCGCCGAACTGGTGCTGTTGACGACGACCCGGCGCGCCGACCGGAAGGGTCCGGTCACGATCACGGCGGCCCGGATCCAGGAGCACTCCGAGACGGCCGTGGAGGGCCCGTTCACCCCGGCGGAGTCCCGGTGCCTGCTGCTCCTGGCGACGGTCGTCCTGCTGTGGTGCAGCGAGCCGTTGCACGGGGTGTCGCCCGCCGTGGTCGCGCTCATCGGCGCGCTGGTGTCCACTTCGCCCGCGCTGGGGACGGTCCGCTTCAAGGACGGTCTGCGGACGGTCCCCTGGCCGCTGCTGCTGTTCATGGCCGCCACGATGGCGATGGGCGTCGCGCTCTCCGACTCGGGTGCGGCCGACTGGCTGGTGGGGTGGATACCCCTGGGGGCGTCCACGCCCCCGTGGCTGTTCCTGGCCGGAGTGGTCGTCGTCAGCACGGCCGCCCATCTGGCGCTCCAGTCGCGCTCCGCCCGGTCCTCCGTCCTCGTCCCGCTGGTGGTCGCGGCGGCGGTCGGGGCCGGGGTCAACCCGGTCACGGCGGCGCTGGCGTCCACGGCCGCCGCCGGTTTCTGCCACACCCTGCCGTCCTCGGCCAAGCCGGTCGCGCTCTTCGCGGACGTGCCCGGCACCCCGACGTACACCCCGCGCGACCTGCTGCGGCTGTCCGCCTTCCTCGCGCCGCTCACGGCGGCCCTCGTCCTCGCCTTCGCCCTCGTCGTCTGGCCGCTGCTCGGCGTGCCCGTCCTCCTGGAGACCCAGCCATGA
- a CDS encoding cell wall metabolism sensor histidine kinase WalK, giving the protein MTDSRSPLGFPRISARVRILLWLLVVMAVALGAVAVTVRSILQRDVDHRISQLLTQETGEFANFVPQGVDPDTGGRFDTADRLLRVYLQRQYADPDEELLGLTGPAGDRPDVIRQRRELPRDIALWQDTGALTRIRASQDSFGTLERPQGELRWAKVEIGPSAGGQPGAFVVAFHPERERAVADKTFWMLLALSGVALLMTTGIGWAVAGRILAPVRLVRTTAAELTEQDLTRRIPVEGRDDIAALAETFNAMLDRLERAFAAQRVFVDDAGHELRTPITIVRGHLELMGDDPADREETVRLVTDELDRMSRIVEDLLLLAGAERPDFVTPEPVQLAELTADVFVKVRTLGEREWELDGVADREVRLDPQRMTQAMVQLAQNAVQHTVPGQRIRIGSRVEAGRDRAGRVELYVADHGPGIPPEDAEVIFERFRRGTSRRGTRTSGAGLGLAIVKAIAEGHHGRVELRRTEGGGATFVLMLETES; this is encoded by the coding sequence ATGACGGATAGCCGGTCGCCCCTGGGCTTCCCGAGGATTTCCGCCCGCGTCCGGATCCTGCTGTGGTTGCTGGTCGTGATGGCGGTCGCGCTGGGCGCGGTCGCCGTCACCGTGCGCTCGATCCTCCAGCGGGACGTGGACCACCGCATCAGCCAGCTGCTCACGCAGGAGACCGGCGAGTTCGCGAACTTCGTGCCGCAGGGGGTGGACCCGGACACCGGCGGCCGGTTCGACACCGCCGACCGGCTGCTCCGCGTCTATCTGCAACGCCAGTACGCCGATCCGGACGAGGAGCTGCTGGGGCTGACCGGCCCGGCCGGCGACCGGCCGGACGTCATCCGGCAGCGCCGCGAGCTGCCCCGGGACATCGCCCTGTGGCAGGACACCGGCGCGCTCACCCGCATCCGCGCCTCCCAGGACTCGTTCGGCACGCTGGAGCGCCCGCAGGGCGAACTGCGCTGGGCGAAGGTCGAGATCGGGCCGTCGGCGGGCGGGCAGCCCGGGGCGTTCGTCGTCGCCTTCCACCCGGAGCGCGAACGGGCCGTCGCCGACAAGACGTTCTGGATGCTGCTCGCCCTGTCCGGAGTCGCCCTGCTGATGACGACCGGGATCGGCTGGGCCGTCGCCGGACGCATCCTCGCGCCCGTCCGGCTGGTGCGGACGACGGCGGCGGAGCTGACCGAGCAGGACCTGACGCGGCGGATCCCCGTGGAGGGCCGGGACGACATCGCGGCCCTCGCCGAGACGTTCAACGCGATGCTGGACCGGCTTGAGCGCGCGTTCGCCGCGCAGCGGGTCTTCGTCGACGACGCCGGGCACGAGCTGCGCACCCCGATCACCATCGTCCGGGGCCATCTGGAGCTGATGGGCGACGATCCGGCGGACCGGGAGGAGACGGTACGGCTGGTCACGGACGAGCTGGACCGGATGAGCCGCATCGTGGAGGACCTGCTGCTGCTCGCGGGGGCCGAGCGCCCCGACTTCGTCACCCCCGAGCCCGTCCAGCTCGCGGAGCTGACCGCCGACGTGTTCGTGAAGGTGCGGACCCTCGGCGAGCGGGAGTGGGAGCTCGACGGGGTCGCGGACCGCGAAGTGCGCCTGGACCCGCAGCGGATGACGCAGGCGATGGTCCAGCTCGCGCAGAACGCCGTCCAGCACACCGTGCCCGGCCAGCGCATCCGGATCGGCTCCCGGGTCGAGGCGGGTCGGGACCGGGCGGGCCGCGTCGAGCTGTACGTCGCCGACCACGGGCCCGGCATTCCGCCGGAGGACGCCGAGGTCATCTTCGAGCGGTTCCGCCGGGGCACGTCCCGGCGCGGGACCCGCACCAGCGGGGCCGGGCTCGGCCTCGCCATCGTCAAGGCCATCGCGGAGGGCCACCACGGCCGCGTCGAACTCCGCCGGACCGAGGGCGGCGGAGCCACCTTCGTACTCATGCTGGAGACCGAGTCATGA
- a CDS encoding RICIN domain-containing protein: MPGTPADPGGALAPGGGERTGGTAVSAAGAVTASRAENPPAGNPANTGASRRPEVANTGEATGARTEVPREAAESTTEPAASSSEGRSGDAAAAVPASSASVPTAELATVSTDGPASGSAVAATGTGGGGGASSQEGDEPPGSRPKKPMLAAAGIVGALLIAVPFLLAGQDDRKPERTRTENAAGTVLDSERPPVPETYTSQSPVPSPTPSRKEEKKEKKEKKPVGPVIHQQPVTPSPTPSPEKSKVVKKPQVKAKVLTPAEKLRQWANGRSGVQNTVIKNAETGQCVDVPGWGKGEVNSRINQDPCTTSTTDNQLWSLDIVDKDGGPQNAPLFLIRNSKGGLCLDLGYYGARSAGTKVAQFHCNATGDNQLWWLDPRGDGTNWIRNAVSNDLCLRPTGGASAGDDTVLEIADCGFGDRWIV; this comes from the coding sequence ATGCCCGGAACGCCCGCCGACCCCGGCGGCGCACTGGCGCCGGGCGGCGGCGAGCGGACCGGTGGTACGGCCGTGTCCGCCGCCGGAGCCGTGACCGCCTCCCGAGCGGAGAACCCGCCTGCCGGGAACCCCGCGAACACGGGCGCCTCCCGGCGTCCGGAGGTCGCGAACACCGGCGAGGCGACCGGGGCGCGCACCGAGGTGCCTCGGGAAGCGGCGGAGAGCACCACCGAACCCGCCGCCTCATCGTCCGAGGGGCGGTCCGGCGACGCGGCCGCTGCCGTTCCGGCGTCGTCGGCGTCCGTCCCGACGGCGGAGCTGGCGACCGTCAGCACCGACGGCCCGGCTTCGGGCAGCGCGGTGGCCGCCACCGGAACCGGTGGCGGCGGCGGCGCGAGTTCGCAGGAGGGCGACGAACCGCCCGGCAGCCGGCCCAAGAAGCCGATGCTCGCGGCAGCCGGCATAGTCGGCGCACTCCTGATCGCCGTGCCCTTCCTTCTGGCGGGCCAGGACGATCGCAAGCCCGAGCGCACCCGGACCGAGAACGCGGCGGGCACGGTGCTGGACAGTGAGCGCCCTCCGGTCCCGGAGACGTACACCAGCCAGTCACCGGTGCCCTCCCCCACGCCGAGCAGGAAAGAGGAGAAGAAGGAGAAGAAGGAGAAGAAGCCGGTCGGGCCCGTGATCCACCAGCAGCCGGTCACGCCCTCGCCGACGCCCTCGCCGGAGAAGTCCAAGGTTGTGAAGAAGCCCCAGGTCAAGGCCAAGGTGCTGACGCCGGCCGAGAAGCTCCGCCAGTGGGCCAACGGACGCTCCGGGGTCCAGAACACCGTGATCAAGAACGCGGAGACCGGACAGTGCGTGGACGTCCCGGGCTGGGGCAAGGGCGAGGTCAACAGCCGTATCAACCAGGACCCCTGCACAACCTCGACCACCGACAACCAGCTGTGGAGCCTCGACATCGTGGACAAGGACGGCGGGCCCCAGAACGCGCCCCTCTTCCTGATCCGCAACAGCAAGGGCGGGCTGTGCCTGGACCTGGGCTACTACGGGGCGAGGTCGGCGGGAACGAAGGTCGCCCAGTTCCACTGCAACGCGACCGGCGACAACCAGCTCTGGTGGCTCGACCCTCGCGGGGACGGGACCAACTGGATCCGTAACGCGGTCAGCAACGACCTGTGCCTGCGTCCGACGGGCGGCGCGAGCGCTGGAGACGACACCGTGCTCGAGATCGCCGACTGCGGCTTCGGCGACCGCTGGATCGTCTGA
- a CDS encoding serine hydrolase domain-containing protein: MESLRIIDTWPVTTAAAAVVRADGTVLGTHGPAGHRFPLASVTKPLAAYAALVAYEEGAVELDEPAGPEGSTVRHLLAHTSGLAFDEHRVTAPPGNRRLYSNAGFEVLGDHIAKASGIPFAEYLRQAVLEPLAMTSTSLDGSPARDGVSTVADLVRFAAEVQAPRLLDPRTVLDAQSVVHPGLKGVLPGYGHQSPNDWGLGFEIRDSKSPHWTGNTSSPATFGHFGQSGTFLWIDPVAGAACVALTDRAFGPWAVEAWTPFTDAVLAELS, encoded by the coding sequence ATGGAGAGCCTGCGCATCATCGACACCTGGCCGGTCACGACGGCGGCGGCCGCCGTCGTGCGGGCGGACGGCACGGTCCTCGGCACGCACGGGCCGGCCGGCCACCGCTTCCCCCTCGCCTCGGTCACCAAGCCGCTCGCGGCCTACGCCGCGCTGGTGGCGTACGAGGAGGGGGCCGTCGAGCTGGACGAGCCGGCCGGGCCCGAGGGCTCCACGGTGCGCCACCTGCTCGCCCACACCAGCGGTCTCGCCTTCGACGAGCACCGGGTGACGGCTCCGCCCGGCAACCGCCGCCTGTACTCCAACGCGGGCTTCGAGGTGCTGGGGGACCACATCGCGAAGGCGTCCGGCATCCCGTTCGCGGAGTACCTGCGCCAGGCGGTCCTGGAGCCGCTGGCCATGACGTCCACGAGCCTCGACGGCTCCCCGGCCCGCGACGGCGTCTCCACCGTGGCCGACCTGGTCCGCTTCGCCGCCGAGGTCCAGGCCCCCCGCCTGCTCGACCCGCGTACGGTCCTCGATGCCCAGAGCGTCGTGCATCCGGGCCTCAAGGGCGTTCTGCCGGGCTACGGCCACCAGAGCCCGAACGACTGGGGTCTCGGCTTCGAGATCCGCGACTCCAAGTCCCCGCACTGGACGGGGAACACATCGTCCCCGGCGACCTTCGGGCACTTCGGCCAGTCGGGTACGTTCCTGTGGATCGACCCGGTGGCGGGCGCGGCCTGCGTCGCGCTGACCGACCGCGCCTTCGGACCGTGGGCGGTGGAGGCCTGGACACCGTTCACGGACGCGGTTCTCGCCGAGCTGTCCTGA